The following coding sequences are from one Mesorhizobium onobrychidis window:
- a CDS encoding HD domain-containing protein: protein MTVLYRAAKVAEQAHAGQTDKTGRPYIEHCRRVVDAVETLDQKAVAYLHDVLEKSDGWDRDRLEAAGFGTSIVSAVDAMTRRPDEDDLTFVRRAASNPLALPVKRADLADNLWQARQIGAPTSKYEDGLRILDQEFSE from the coding sequence GTGACCGTGCTTTACCGCGCGGCAAAAGTCGCCGAACAAGCTCATGCCGGGCAGACGGACAAGACCGGACGGCCCTATATCGAACATTGCCGCCGGGTCGTTGACGCTGTCGAAACCCTCGACCAAAAGGCCGTTGCCTATCTTCACGACGTTCTTGAGAAAAGCGACGGTTGGGACCGCGATCGGCTCGAGGCGGCTGGTTTTGGAACATCCATCGTGTCGGCAGTCGATGCCATGACACGCAGGCCGGACGAGGACGACCTCACTTTCGTGCGCAGAGCAGCATCCAACCCATTGGCGCTGCCGGTCAAGCGCGCAGATCTCGCCGACAATCTGTGGCAGGCACGGCAGATTGGCGCGCCGACATCGAAATATGAAGACGGTCTGCGGATCCTCGACCAAGAATTCTCCGAATGA
- a CDS encoding DUF427 domain-containing protein produces MQPLAANSARHPGALTITPFNGTVTVRFSDAIVASTERAKVLHEDGHDPIFYIPFEDIYFDLLEKTNTTKRSPLKGTASYWRVHAVGGSADDFMWAYETPDTPALAIARHGAFDPDKARIDADPAEDKRHTPHIPE; encoded by the coding sequence ATGCAGCCCTTAGCCGCAAATTCCGCCCGCCATCCCGGCGCGCTTACAATCACCCCGTTCAATGGAACCGTGACGGTCAGGTTCTCCGACGCGATTGTTGCCTCGACCGAGCGGGCAAAAGTGCTTCATGAAGATGGACACGATCCCATTTTCTACATCCCTTTCGAGGATATCTATTTCGACCTGCTGGAGAAGACGAACACCACAAAGCGCTCCCCGCTGAAGGGCACGGCGAGTTACTGGCGGGTTCATGCGGTCGGCGGATCGGCTGATGACTTCATGTGGGCCTACGAGACGCCCGACACGCCGGCATTGGCCATTGCCCGCCATGGCGCCTTCGATCCCGACAAGGCGCGGATCGATGCCGATCCTGCCGAGGATAAGCGACATACCCCTCACATCCCCGAGTAG
- a CDS encoding CBS domain-containing protein → MKVGNCMTRNVQVANPEQSIREVAQIMGKLDAGVMPVGDHDRLVGMITDRDIAIRGVALGMGPDTKVRDVMSPEVKYCFDDEDVEHVLENMGDLQVRRLPVLNRDKRLVGIISLGDLATNGEAAEAGEALSDISKPGGEHSQTAH, encoded by the coding sequence ATGAAAGTCGGCAACTGCATGACGAGGAATGTCCAGGTTGCGAACCCCGAACAGTCCATCCGCGAAGTAGCGCAGATCATGGGCAAGCTTGACGCCGGAGTGATGCCGGTGGGCGACCACGACCGGCTGGTCGGGATGATCACCGATCGTGATATCGCGATCCGCGGCGTAGCATTGGGTATGGGGCCTGACACCAAGGTGCGTGATGTCATGAGCCCGGAGGTCAAATACTGCTTCGATGACGAAGACGTCGAGCATGTGCTTGAGAACATGGGCGACCTGCAGGTACGTCGGCTTCCGGTTCTGAACCGCGACAAGAGGCTGGTCGGCATCATCTCTCTTGGCGATCTCGCGACGAATGGCGAGGCGGCAGAAGCGGGAGAGGCTTTAAGCGACATCTCGAAGCCGGGCGGCGAGCACTCGCAAACTGCTCACTGA
- a CDS encoding site-2 protease family protein, whose product MGWSLNLGTIAGTTVRVHFAFLLLLVWIWLTHYQIGGTPAAWEGVAFIIAVFACVVLHEFGHIAAARYFGIGTPDITLFPIGGVARLERMPEEPGQEFVIAVAGPLVNVAIAALIFVLLGGSAGVEQMAGIEDPRMNFLARLAGVNVFLVLFNMIPAFPMDGGRILRAALAARLSWSRATQIAATIGQGLAFVFGFVGLFYNPLLIFIGIFVYLAAAAEAQNAQIREVATSVLVGDVMITEFARLERSATLDEAIEMLLATTQHDFPVIDSAGHLEGLVTRNDMIRTLKEKGPAAPVASAMRSDIPKIHYRKSLEESLRLMQQADVPAIAVVDNSDRLVGLMTHETIGEMLMVRSAVSDAFRFGRLRGSKPRLTRI is encoded by the coding sequence TTGGGTTGGTCGCTGAACCTCGGGACGATCGCCGGCACCACCGTGCGCGTTCACTTTGCCTTCCTGCTTCTGCTCGTCTGGATTTGGCTGACGCACTATCAGATCGGCGGCACGCCAGCGGCCTGGGAAGGCGTTGCCTTCATCATTGCCGTCTTTGCCTGCGTGGTCCTGCATGAGTTCGGCCACATCGCCGCCGCACGGTACTTCGGCATCGGAACGCCGGACATTACGCTTTTCCCGATCGGCGGCGTGGCCAGGCTGGAACGCATGCCCGAAGAGCCGGGGCAGGAGTTCGTGATCGCGGTCGCGGGGCCGCTGGTCAATGTCGCGATCGCCGCGCTGATCTTCGTCTTGCTCGGCGGGTCGGCGGGTGTCGAACAGATGGCCGGGATCGAGGATCCGCGTATGAATTTTCTCGCCAGGCTTGCCGGGGTCAATGTCTTCCTGGTCCTTTTCAACATGATCCCGGCCTTCCCGATGGATGGCGGCCGTATCCTGCGCGCCGCCCTCGCCGCCCGCCTTTCCTGGTCGCGCGCGACCCAGATCGCCGCCACGATCGGGCAAGGATTGGCCTTCGTCTTCGGTTTCGTTGGGCTGTTCTACAACCCGCTGCTAATCTTCATCGGCATCTTCGTCTATCTCGCCGCGGCAGCAGAAGCGCAGAACGCACAGATCCGCGAGGTTGCCACAAGCGTCCTGGTCGGTGACGTGATGATCACCGAGTTCGCCCGGCTGGAACGGTCGGCGACGCTCGACGAGGCAATCGAGATGCTGCTCGCGACCACGCAGCACGACTTCCCTGTCATCGACTCCGCCGGCCATCTTGAGGGATTGGTGACACGCAACGACATGATCCGGACATTGAAGGAAAAGGGACCCGCTGCACCCGTCGCGAGCGCAATGCGGAGCGATATCCCGAAAATACATTACCGCAAAAGTCTCGAGGAAAGCCTGCGGCTCATGCAGCAGGCAGATGTGCCAGCTATCGCCGTCGTGGACAATTCCGACCGGCTGGTCGGGCTCATGACACACGAAACCATAGGCGAGATGCTTATGGTCCGCTCGGCGGTTTCGGATGCCTTCCGATTTGGTCGTTTGCGTGGGAGCAAACCGCGACTCACACGGATCTGA
- a CDS encoding TerC family protein, whose translation MTEFFSPEAMTALLQVIMIDLVLAGDNAIVIGLAAAGLPKEQRRNAIVVGIIAAAVLRIGFAAATTQLLQIVGLLLAGGILLLWVCWKMWRELRQNHAQEQQAIEALSESDVDYDGIVAGKAPRKTLAQATWQIIIADVSMSLDNVLAVAGAAREHPNVLIFGLVLSVALMGIAANLIANLLQKHRWIAYVGLVVILYVAADMIYRGALELLPHVAGA comes from the coding sequence ATGACAGAATTTTTTAGTCCTGAAGCAATGACCGCTCTGTTGCAGGTCATCATGATCGACCTGGTGCTGGCCGGTGACAACGCAATCGTTATCGGCCTTGCCGCGGCCGGACTGCCCAAAGAGCAGCGCAGAAATGCAATCGTCGTTGGTATAATCGCAGCGGCCGTTCTGCGCATCGGCTTTGCGGCCGCGACAACCCAGCTCTTGCAGATCGTCGGGTTGCTATTGGCCGGCGGTATATTGCTGTTGTGGGTATGCTGGAAGATGTGGCGCGAACTCCGGCAAAACCATGCGCAGGAACAACAGGCGATCGAAGCGCTTTCGGAAAGTGATGTCGACTACGATGGCATCGTAGCTGGCAAGGCTCCACGCAAGACCCTGGCGCAGGCAACCTGGCAGATCATCATCGCCGACGTCTCGATGTCGCTCGACAATGTTCTGGCGGTAGCGGGTGCTGCGCGCGAACATCCAAACGTACTGATCTTCGGCCTTGTCCTCTCCGTCGCGCTGATGGGCATTGCCGCAAACCTCATTGCCAATCTGCTTCAGAAGCACCGTTGGATTGCCTATGTCGGCCTGGTGGTCATCCTCTACGTAGCTGCCGACATGATCTATCGCGGTGCGCTTGAACTTCTGCCTCATGTCGCGGGCGCTTGA
- a CDS encoding calcium:proton antiporter: protein MAVHRRPIGQYLFPIGSLGLAALIHFGAASMEPSLLSIKILALIVVAIFIFATVFVVLHHAEAVARRLGEPYGTLLLTFSVTAIEASVIVSMMLHGENNPTLARESVFSTVMIVCAGVVGICLTLGGLKHRYQDIKRQGTNACLAVIMALTVLTLILPNYTLATSPGTFSASQLAFVSVLSVLLYGAFVFAQMVRHRGDFIEDLTSSAEHEEHVSEGGKVTTNVLLLFVGLAGIVLLTEQVAGSIENGLEFLQVTQADAIVGFFVAALVLMPEAVSAVRAALNNELQRGLNVALGSACATIGLTIPAIGAASLLTGRSLTLGLGPGDTVLLILALAISIVSFGTGRTTMLTGLVHLVVFVAYLFLIFVP, encoded by the coding sequence TTGGCTGTTCATCGACGACCGATCGGCCAATATCTGTTCCCAATCGGCTCCTTGGGCCTGGCCGCGCTAATTCATTTCGGCGCCGCGTCGATGGAGCCTTCGCTGCTTTCGATCAAGATCCTTGCGTTGATCGTGGTCGCTATCTTCATCTTCGCGACCGTGTTTGTGGTTTTGCATCATGCCGAAGCCGTCGCACGGCGGCTCGGTGAACCTTATGGCACGCTGCTGTTGACATTTTCGGTGACGGCCATCGAAGCATCGGTCATCGTTTCGATGATGCTGCATGGCGAAAACAACCCGACGCTGGCACGCGAGTCCGTGTTTTCGACGGTCATGATCGTGTGCGCTGGTGTTGTCGGGATCTGCCTCACCCTGGGTGGGCTGAAGCATCGATATCAGGACATCAAACGACAGGGCACCAACGCTTGCCTTGCCGTCATTATGGCGCTGACGGTTCTGACGCTGATCCTTCCAAACTACACTCTTGCAACAAGCCCCGGAACGTTCTCCGCATCGCAACTCGCTTTCGTGAGCGTTCTTTCAGTCCTCCTCTATGGAGCGTTCGTCTTTGCTCAGATGGTGCGCCATCGGGGCGATTTTATCGAGGATCTGACATCCAGCGCCGAACATGAGGAGCATGTATCTGAGGGTGGGAAAGTGACCACCAATGTGCTCCTTTTATTTGTCGGACTGGCAGGGATCGTTCTTCTGACCGAGCAGGTGGCCGGCAGTATCGAGAATGGGCTCGAGTTTCTTCAAGTCACCCAGGCGGACGCAATCGTGGGCTTCTTCGTCGCTGCGCTTGTGCTTATGCCGGAGGCGGTATCGGCGGTTCGGGCAGCGCTCAATAACGAACTTCAGCGAGGGCTGAATGTTGCCCTCGGCTCGGCCTGCGCCACAATCGGCCTGACAATCCCGGCGATCGGTGCGGCGAGCCTACTCACAGGACGAAGCCTGACTCTCGGTCTGGGCCCAGGGGATACCGTGCTTCTCATCCTCGCGCTTGCCATCAGCATCGTGAGCTTTGGGACGGGCCGAACAACGATGCTGACGGGGCTCGTTCATCTCGTCGTGTTTGTCGCCTATCTGTTCCTTATCTTCGTGCCGTAG
- a CDS encoding HupE/UreJ family protein: MRPAFLELREENPGEFSVTFKTPMQGDFRLALSPRFSGAVENLTPVVSRATGDAMVQTWRIAAIEPLAGQKVSIEGLSQTMTDALVRIEFADGGTWVERLTPSAPDMAIPATQNPWEVAATYFRHGIEHIASGIDHLLFVAALMLIVRGWRRIVETITAFTVAHSITLTLATIGWITLPSAPVEAMIALSILLVATEIVRMERGQSSLTIQWPWVVAFAFGLLHGFGFAGALVDLGLPRGDIPLALLSFNIGVEIGQLLFIAAILLAVHSIRRIITIPRRAIVASAYVIGTVAAFWSIERLDTMFL, from the coding sequence ATGCGCCCGGCGTTTCTAGAGCTTCGAGAGGAAAACCCGGGTGAGTTCAGCGTAACCTTCAAGACACCGATGCAGGGCGATTTCAGGCTCGCGCTTTCGCCGCGCTTTTCTGGCGCGGTCGAGAATCTGACGCCGGTGGTGTCGCGCGCGACGGGCGACGCCATGGTTCAGACGTGGCGGATTGCAGCGATCGAACCGCTCGCCGGCCAGAAAGTGAGCATCGAGGGCCTATCGCAGACCATGACCGACGCGCTGGTGCGCATCGAGTTCGCCGATGGCGGCACATGGGTCGAGCGGCTCACCCCTAGCGCGCCCGACATGGCGATCCCCGCGACGCAGAACCCTTGGGAGGTGGCCGCGACCTATTTTCGCCACGGCATCGAGCACATCGCCTCCGGCATCGACCACCTCCTGTTCGTCGCCGCGCTGATGTTGATCGTGCGCGGCTGGCGACGGATAGTCGAGACGATCACCGCGTTCACCGTCGCCCATTCGATCACGCTGACTCTCGCCACCATCGGTTGGATCACTTTGCCGTCGGCGCCGGTGGAGGCAATGATCGCCCTCAGCATCCTGCTTGTCGCGACCGAAATCGTTAGGATGGAGCGCGGGCAGTCGAGCCTGACCATCCAATGGCCTTGGGTCGTCGCCTTCGCTTTCGGCCTGCTGCACGGCTTCGGCTTCGCTGGCGCCCTGGTTGATCTTGGGCTGCCGCGCGGCGATATTCCGCTCGCTTTGCTGTCGTTCAATATCGGCGTTGAAATCGGGCAGCTCCTATTCATCGCGGCGATCCTGCTCGCCGTTCATTCGATACGGCGCATCATCACGATACCGCGGCGGGCTATCGTCGCTTCGGCCTATGTGATCGGAACCGTCGCGGCGTTCTGGAGCATCGAGCGGCTGGACACGATGTTTCTATGA
- a CDS encoding peptidylprolyl isomerase — MKLFHEPLLHFVVAGTVLFAAFAWLGDSEEQTKSIEPVRVGDGELKWLTETFKGQWQRPPDGQELQALITELIKEELFAREAREMGLEEHDTIVRRRLAQKLEFLLKDTAKVVEPTVADLRKYYEANLDLFRVASKASFRQVYFNPDGRKDAAADAADMLERLQAGDAGDVAELGDRFLLGTEFKNLGEQEATGMLGEELSREIYAARTGSWAGPFKSGYGYHLINVSERNEQGSRPFEEAREAVSAEWLRDRQDEVSRDYIARLREKYGVVYGDEVAKLLSPGPKADVASR, encoded by the coding sequence ATGAAACTTTTTCATGAACCCTTGCTGCATTTTGTCGTGGCGGGCACCGTGCTGTTCGCTGCCTTTGCATGGCTTGGCGACAGCGAAGAGCAGACGAAAAGCATCGAGCCGGTGCGTGTCGGCGACGGCGAGCTGAAGTGGCTCACCGAAACTTTCAAGGGCCAGTGGCAGCGTCCCCCGGACGGCCAGGAGCTGCAAGCCTTGATTACTGAGCTGATAAAAGAGGAACTATTCGCTCGCGAGGCGCGGGAAATGGGTCTCGAAGAGCACGACACGATTGTCAGGCGCCGGCTGGCCCAGAAACTGGAGTTCCTGCTCAAGGACACTGCCAAGGTCGTCGAGCCGACGGTAGCCGATCTTAGAAAATACTATGAAGCCAATCTCGACCTGTTCCGCGTCGCAAGCAAGGCAAGTTTCCGACAGGTCTATTTCAATCCGGACGGCCGCAAGGACGCCGCCGCCGATGCGGCCGATATGCTCGAACGGCTCCAGGCCGGCGATGCCGGCGACGTGGCGGAATTAGGCGACAGATTTCTGCTCGGCACCGAGTTCAAGAACCTCGGCGAACAGGAGGCGACCGGGATGCTCGGCGAGGAGCTTTCGCGCGAGATCTACGCCGCGAGAACGGGAAGCTGGGCCGGCCCGTTCAAGTCCGGCTATGGCTACCACCTGATCAATGTCTCCGAGCGGAACGAACAGGGTTCGCGTCCTTTCGAAGAGGCGCGTGAGGCCGTGTCAGCCGAATGGCTCAGAGATCGCCAGGACGAAGTCAGCCGCGACTACATTGCACGGCTGCGCGAGAAATACGGTGTCGTCTATGGTGACGAGGTGGCGAAGCTGCTTTCTCCTGGCCCGAAAGCCGATGTGGCGTCGCGATGA
- a CDS encoding DUF3604 domain-containing protein → MTKTLLYGTALASLMGFVLPAIAQDAGALDKGKADAAHQHPPAYSPYAERDFPTRPFFGDTHLHTAFSMDAGAFGAKLTPRDAYRFARGEEVTSSTGQPVKLSRPLDFLVVADHSDNMGFFPDLFAGKPEMLADPTGKKWYDMIQSGKGADAAIEIIVAFSHGTFPKDIMYFPGTPAYKGAWQETIAAAEDYNNPGLFTAFIGYEWTSNTGGNNLHRNVIFRDNGDKASQVEPFTVYPPYGSDNPVDLWKWMGAYEQKTGGDVLAIAHNGNLSSGLMFPTVEQFGKPVDREYVEQRAKWERLYETSQTKGTGESHPFLSPNDEFATFEIWDKGNLDGSVAKTKDMLEFEYARSALKNGLKLERELGTNPYKFGLISSSDAHTGLTAMEEDNFFGKTTPQEPSPERIGATFVNNAQTGVKIMDWEVGASGYAAVWAKDNTRASIWDAMQRKETYATTGPRMLVRFFGGWEFESKDAQNRLPGQIGYNKGVPMGGDLRQAPEGKKPTFLVAALKDPLGANLDRYQIVKGWLEADGKLNEKVYDVAWSGDRKPDAGTGKLPSVGDTVDAANAGWTNTIGSPELSAVWEDPDFDASQPAFYYGRVIEIPTPRWTAYDVKRFGVKALPGTAMTITERAYTSPIWYTPGT, encoded by the coding sequence ATGACCAAGACATTGCTGTACGGGACGGCACTAGCAAGCCTGATGGGCTTCGTGCTTCCGGCGATTGCGCAGGACGCCGGGGCCCTGGACAAGGGAAAGGCCGACGCCGCGCACCAGCACCCGCCGGCCTACTCGCCATACGCGGAGCGCGACTTCCCGACGCGCCCATTCTTCGGCGACACGCATCTGCACACCGCGTTTTCCATGGACGCAGGCGCATTCGGCGCCAAGCTGACACCGCGGGACGCTTACCGCTTCGCCAGGGGCGAGGAGGTTACCTCGTCCACCGGCCAGCCGGTGAAGCTTTCCCGCCCGCTCGACTTTCTCGTGGTCGCCGATCACTCCGACAATATGGGCTTCTTCCCGGATCTGTTCGCCGGCAAGCCTGAGATGCTGGCTGACCCTACCGGCAAGAAATGGTACGACATGATACAGTCCGGCAAAGGCGCGGATGCGGCGATCGAGATCATCGTCGCCTTCTCGCACGGGACGTTCCCGAAGGATATCATGTATTTCCCGGGCACGCCCGCCTACAAGGGCGCGTGGCAGGAAACGATCGCCGCCGCGGAGGACTACAACAATCCCGGGCTGTTCACCGCCTTCATCGGTTACGAGTGGACGTCGAATACCGGCGGCAACAATCTGCACCGCAATGTCATCTTCCGCGACAATGGCGACAAGGCGAGCCAGGTCGAGCCGTTCACCGTCTATCCGCCCTACGGCAGCGACAATCCGGTCGATTTGTGGAAATGGATGGGCGCTTATGAACAGAAGACTGGCGGCGATGTGCTCGCGATCGCGCATAACGGCAATCTCAGCAGCGGCCTGATGTTCCCCACCGTCGAGCAGTTCGGCAAGCCCGTGGACCGCGAATATGTCGAGCAGCGGGCGAAATGGGAGCGGCTCTACGAGACCTCGCAGACCAAGGGTACCGGCGAGTCGCATCCGTTCCTGTCGCCGAACGACGAATTCGCCACTTTCGAGATCTGGGACAAGGGCAATCTCGACGGCAGCGTTGCCAAGACCAAGGACATGCTCGAGTTCGAGTATGCCCGCTCGGCCCTCAAGAACGGACTGAAGCTCGAGCGCGAGCTCGGCACCAACCCCTACAAGTTCGGCCTCATCAGCAGCAGCGATGCGCACACCGGCCTCACCGCCATGGAGGAGGACAATTTCTTCGGCAAGACCACACCGCAGGAGCCGAGCCCGGAACGCATCGGCGCAACCTTTGTCAACAATGCCCAGACCGGCGTGAAAATCATGGACTGGGAGGTCGGCGCCTCCGGCTACGCAGCCGTCTGGGCCAAGGACAACACCCGCGCATCGATCTGGGATGCCATGCAGCGCAAGGAAACTTACGCCACCACCGGCCCGCGCATGCTGGTACGGTTCTTCGGCGGTTGGGAGTTTGAAAGCAAGGATGCGCAAAATCGACTGCCGGGGCAGATCGGCTACAACAAGGGCGTGCCGATGGGCGGCGATCTTCGCCAGGCGCCTGAAGGCAAGAAACCGACCTTCCTGGTCGCCGCCTTGAAAGATCCGCTTGGCGCCAACCTCGACCGCTACCAGATCGTCAAGGGCTGGCTGGAGGCGGACGGCAAACTGAACGAGAAGGTCTATGACGTGGCTTGGTCCGGCGACCGGAAGCCCGACGCGGGTACCGGCAAGCTGCCATCGGTCGGCGACACTGTGGATGCCGCGAACGCCGGCTGGACCAATACGATCGGCTCCCCGGAGCTCAGCGCGGTGTGGGAGGACCCGGATTTCGACGCGAGCCAGCCGGCCTTCTACTATGGACGGGTGATCGAGATCCCGACCCCGCGCTGGACCGCCTACGACGTCAAGCGGTTCGGCGTAAAGGCCCTGCCAGGCACGGCGATGACCATCACCGAACGGGCCTACACCTCGCCGATTTGGTACACGCCAGGCACTTGA
- a CDS encoding DUF2950 domain-containing protein: MTQMFSTTRHTGVLHKILLRSVCAVALAVGIAVSQPAAAQDAPEAPEITAFAAAAEPPVFDTPEAAVEAFKKALDDAGNGAVAALLGLDAEKLKADENSDETLAAIKEGVAKQLVLDGEGDRRTLQIGDKLWPLPFPIVKGEDGKWAFDTYAGLEEIVNRYVGENELSAIETMRAYVDAQEDYASQDRDEDGVEEFAQKLISSEGATDGLYWPTDDINGESPAGDAVSEAELEDAAKGEGYFGYKYKILTGQGDQIAGGAYDYIINGNMIAGFGLIAWPAKYGESGVKTFAVNQHGVVYETDLGPATDAIVTYIERFNPDDTWQVVAD; this comes from the coding sequence ATGACACAGATGTTCAGCACCACCCGTCACACGGGAGTTTTGCATAAGATCCTTCTCCGCTCTGTCTGCGCCGTGGCGCTTGCAGTGGGCATCGCTGTCTCGCAGCCAGCCGCCGCACAGGATGCGCCGGAGGCGCCGGAGATCACCGCCTTTGCGGCCGCCGCCGAGCCGCCCGTCTTCGACACGCCGGAAGCGGCTGTCGAGGCGTTCAAGAAGGCGCTGGACGACGCCGGCAACGGTGCGGTTGCGGCACTGCTCGGCCTCGATGCGGAAAAGCTGAAGGCCGACGAGAACTCGGACGAGACGCTGGCGGCGATCAAGGAGGGTGTGGCCAAGCAGCTTGTCCTCGATGGCGAGGGCGACCGCCGCACGCTGCAGATCGGCGACAAGCTGTGGCCGCTGCCTTTTCCGATCGTCAAGGGCGAGGACGGCAAGTGGGCTTTCGACACCTATGCCGGGCTCGAAGAGATCGTGAACCGGTATGTCGGCGAGAACGAGCTCAGCGCGATCGAGACGATGCGCGCCTATGTTGACGCGCAGGAGGACTATGCATCGCAGGACCGCGACGAGGATGGCGTGGAGGAATTCGCGCAGAAACTGATAAGCTCGGAAGGCGCGACCGACGGGCTCTACTGGCCGACCGACGACATCAACGGCGAGAGTCCGGCCGGTGACGCCGTTAGTGAGGCCGAGCTCGAGGACGCGGCCAAGGGCGAAGGCTATTTCGGCTACAAGTACAAGATCCTGACCGGCCAGGGCGACCAGATCGCCGGCGGCGCCTACGACTACATCATCAACGGCAATATGATCGCCGGCTTCGGCCTCATCGCCTGGCCAGCCAAATATGGCGAGTCAGGCGTGAAAACCTTCGCCGTCAACCAGCACGGCGTCGTCTACGAGACCGATCTCGGGCCAGCAACGGACGCCATCGTGACATACATCGAACGCTTCAATCCGGACGATACCTGGCAGGTCGTGGCCGACTGA
- a CDS encoding DUF3300 domain-containing protein: protein MTGNNMLKIGAAALALLLAGFGSAHPVFAQEQVAAADASGDAAASPEPLSADEMEVLVARIALYPDELIAVITAAALYPLQIVEAARFLDRYEKDKSLKPKESWDGSVVSLLNYPDIVKMMSDDLEWTQELGDAIAYQQKDVLVAIQQLRDEAVAKGVIKTDDKIQVVKENDNVIIKSASPDVIYVPQYPPQMFYEPDYVWEPIRYYPDPYPYYWYPGATFFAGAVTGAIWAAAVDWDDWGVWGGGWNGNDIDIDCNNCFNNRDFNGNININDVDWKNVDRSKIKIDRDQFNKFDQTNIKNRIEKNGDNAIRDRARDIKKNDKLANRVPGKTAATRDIRKSTLDGLKAKPANVTRPAKPANMQKPAAKPTANRPAAKPAKVNRPAGKPKPAAKVDNRPKKPSGLGNVNRGKATKVSSNRGHQSMGGGQRGGGGHKQIKRGGGGRQR from the coding sequence ATGACGGGCAATAATATGTTGAAGATCGGCGCTGCGGCGCTGGCGCTGCTGCTTGCCGGGTTTGGCTCGGCGCATCCTGTCTTTGCACAAGAACAGGTCGCGGCGGCTGACGCATCCGGCGATGCGGCGGCCTCGCCGGAGCCGTTGAGCGCGGACGAGATGGAGGTGCTTGTGGCGCGCATCGCGCTCTATCCGGACGAGCTGATCGCGGTGATCACGGCTGCTGCACTCTATCCGCTGCAGATCGTCGAGGCGGCGCGCTTCCTCGACCGGTACGAGAAGGACAAGAGTTTGAAGCCGAAAGAGAGCTGGGACGGCTCCGTGGTGTCGCTGCTCAACTATCCGGACATCGTCAAGATGATGAGCGACGACCTCGAATGGACACAGGAGCTCGGCGACGCCATTGCCTACCAGCAGAAGGACGTGCTGGTTGCCATCCAGCAGCTGCGCGACGAGGCGGTCGCCAAGGGCGTCATCAAGACCGACGACAAGATCCAGGTGGTCAAGGAGAACGACAACGTCATCATCAAGTCGGCAAGCCCTGACGTGATCTACGTTCCGCAATATCCGCCGCAGATGTTTTATGAGCCGGATTACGTGTGGGAACCGATCCGCTATTATCCCGATCCCTATCCCTATTACTGGTATCCCGGAGCGACCTTCTTCGCCGGGGCGGTGACGGGCGCCATCTGGGCCGCCGCCGTCGACTGGGATGATTGGGGCGTGTGGGGTGGAGGCTGGAACGGCAACGACATCGATATCGACTGCAACAATTGCTTCAACAACCGCGACTTCAACGGCAATATCAACATCAACGACGTCGACTGGAAGAATGTCGATCGCAGCAAGATCAAGATCGACCGCGATCAGTTCAACAAGTTCGACCAGACCAACATCAAGAACCGGATCGAGAAGAATGGCGACAACGCCATCCGCGACCGCGCCCGCGACATCAAGAAGAACGACAAACTTGCCAACAGGGTGCCGGGCAAGACGGCTGCAACGAGAGACATCCGCAAGAGCACGCTCGACGGGCTGAAGGCGAAGCCAGCCAACGTCACCCGCCCCGCCAAGCCCGCCAACATGCAGAAACCTGCGGCCAAGCCTACCGCCAATCGCCCGGCGGCGAAGCCGGCCAAGGTGAACCGCCCGGCTGGCAAGCCGAAACCCGCAGCCAAGGTCGACAACCGGCCGAAGAAACCGTCGGGGCTTGGCAACGTCAATCGCGGCAAGGCGACCAAGGTCAGCTCCAACCGCGGCCACCAATCGATGGGTGGCGGCCAGCGCGGCGGTGGCGGCCACAAGCAGATCAAGCGCGGCGGCGGCGGACGCCAGCGTTAA
- a CDS encoding response regulator transcription factor has translation MRRPFEEPNLESPPRTVAVVEDDPSMRRSIERLLNAHGHQTHGYASAETFLESDFAGTIGCLVLDIHLANMSGIQLRRWLRDFGSSLPIIFITAVDDEALEAEARDAGCVAFLCKPFAATFLLSAIDDALLGLSNE, from the coding sequence ATGCGTCGCCCCTTCGAGGAGCCGAATTTGGAAAGCCCGCCACGAACAGTGGCTGTCGTGGAAGACGATCCGAGCATGCGGAGAAGCATCGAACGGTTGTTAAACGCGCACGGTCACCAAACGCATGGATACGCGTCGGCGGAGACGTTTCTTGAATCCGATTTTGCCGGCACGATCGGCTGCCTGGTGCTCGACATTCACCTCGCCAACATGTCCGGAATCCAGCTGCGGCGCTGGCTTCGCGATTTCGGCTCTAGCTTGCCGATTATCTTCATCACCGCCGTTGACGACGAAGCGCTTGAAGCGGAGGCGCGCGACGCGGGCTGCGTGGCCTTTCTTTGCAAGCCTTTCGCAGCCACTTTTTTGCTGTCTGCTATCGATGACGCCTTGTTGGGATTGTCTAACGAATAA